In one Niallia taxi genomic region, the following are encoded:
- a CDS encoding ABC transporter permease, which produces MNGILWGKFRRFLRKPGAFLITTIICAVFAFLLGSSSFTKVEIPVFAKNTSNAEAIVQELNKSDSFQFKLIAEKAVLQQIEDGKSDLGADLADDSYTVYRAADTETTLAVNRYLEKYYQNRFKKQQIINNAQDKKEAETKVEAIEKEPLLPITFAKSQQQSSYDQSLQALFGFTLFFSIYTVANTVVEILRDKQNGIWDRFILSSTSKTQLYLGHLFFSFFLGYMQIMLIFLIFRFGTGVDFHGNFAVVFGVVIPYLYAIVALTILLTGLVKTVSQFNAFIPLVAVSFAMLGGAYWPMEIVKSDFLLLLAKFVPVTYGMELLKRGIIEGAAPMELLFPVGILMLMGTVMLGVGIRLIERRHV; this is translated from the coding sequence ATGAACGGCATACTTTGGGGGAAATTCAGAAGGTTTTTGCGTAAGCCAGGGGCATTTTTGATAACAACTATAATTTGTGCAGTCTTTGCTTTTTTACTTGGATCCAGTTCCTTCACAAAGGTAGAAATACCAGTCTTTGCAAAGAACACTAGTAATGCAGAGGCAATCGTGCAGGAGCTAAATAAAAGTGACAGCTTTCAGTTTAAACTAATAGCAGAAAAAGCAGTGTTGCAGCAAATTGAAGATGGAAAATCAGATCTTGGTGCAGACCTTGCAGACGATTCTTATACTGTTTATCGAGCGGCAGATACAGAGACCACTCTCGCAGTAAATCGCTATTTAGAAAAATATTATCAAAACCGCTTTAAAAAACAACAAATTATCAACAATGCACAGGATAAAAAGGAAGCAGAGACAAAGGTGGAGGCTATTGAGAAAGAACCACTACTGCCGATAACATTCGCTAAATCGCAGCAACAAAGCAGCTATGACCAATCTCTGCAGGCGTTGTTTGGTTTCACCTTATTCTTCAGCATATATACCGTGGCAAATACTGTTGTAGAAATTCTCCGGGATAAACAAAATGGCATCTGGGACCGTTTTATCCTATCATCAACAAGCAAGACACAGCTGTATCTTGGACACCTTTTCTTTAGCTTTTTCTTAGGATATATGCAGATTATGCTTATTTTCCTTATTTTCAGATTCGGTACAGGGGTGGACTTCCATGGCAATTTTGCAGTAGTGTTCGGAGTTGTTATTCCTTATTTATATGCAATTGTGGCACTTACAATTTTATTAACAGGGCTTGTCAAAACAGTGAGCCAATTCAATGCATTTATTCCTTTAGTTGCAGTTAGTTTTGCGATGCTTGGCGGAGCATACTGGCCGATGGAAATTGTTAAATCAGACTTTTTGCTCCTGCTCGCAAAATTTGTTCCTGTCACATATGGAATGGAGCTGTTAAAGCGGGGGATTATTGAAGGAGCGGCACCAATGGAGCTGTTGTTTCCTGTTGGTATCTTAATGCTGATGGGGACAGTGATGCTTGGTGTTGGCATACGACTTATTGAACGAAGACATGTATAG
- a CDS encoding DJ-1/PfpI family protein, which produces MVKKTVGILLFNEVEVLDFAGPYEVFSLAAPPEERANHFCHVVTVSETGKQISARNGLTVKPDYSFVDHPYLDIVIVPGGYGAETTELSNQNVIKWIKEQAAHTELIASVCTGALLLAKAGLLDSKAATTHWMDVDRLEAEFPLVSVKRGVKFVDEGRIITSAGISAGIDMSFHILTRLYGVNAAADTAKSMEYEIKLGD; this is translated from the coding sequence ATGGTGAAAAAAACAGTTGGGATACTGTTATTTAATGAAGTAGAAGTTCTTGATTTCGCAGGCCCTTATGAAGTTTTTTCCTTAGCTGCGCCACCTGAAGAGCGTGCTAATCATTTCTGCCATGTAGTGACTGTTTCAGAGACAGGGAAGCAGATAAGTGCCAGAAATGGATTAACAGTTAAGCCAGACTATAGCTTTGTGGATCATCCTTACTTGGATATTGTCATCGTGCCAGGCGGATATGGAGCGGAAACAACAGAATTAAGCAATCAGAATGTAATTAAATGGATAAAAGAGCAAGCTGCACACACTGAACTAATTGCCTCTGTCTGCACAGGTGCATTGCTGCTGGCAAAGGCGGGCTTACTTGACAGCAAAGCTGCAACAACACATTGGATGGATGTCGATAGGCTCGAGGCGGAGTTTCCGCTTGTGTCAGTAAAACGTGGAGTAAAATTCGTTGATGAAGGCAGGATTATCACCTCTGCTGGAATATCTGCGGGCATTGATATGTCCTTTCATATATTGACAAGGCTTTATGGCGTAAATGCTGCTGCTGACACGGCTAAAAGCATGGAGTATGAAATTAAGCTTGGGGACTAA
- a CDS encoding DinB family protein produces MYRKSEDFIADWNASAHGTLQVLEALTDEKLGQAIVEGHSTLGWLGWHLSTSPAFFAGVAGIQVKPATDKTAETITAAEIVQAYKTIAADIAEAAKSLTDEVLLETVDTFGRPMTKGSVLGTLIQHQVHHRGQMTVLLRQAGLPVPGVLGPTKEMQKQG; encoded by the coding sequence ATGTACAGAAAATCAGAAGATTTTATTGCAGACTGGAATGCGTCTGCACATGGAACATTGCAAGTTTTAGAAGCACTTACAGATGAGAAACTTGGTCAGGCAATTGTTGAAGGCCACAGCACGCTTGGCTGGTTAGGCTGGCATTTATCTACAAGTCCTGCCTTTTTTGCTGGCGTTGCAGGTATTCAGGTAAAACCAGCTACAGATAAAACAGCAGAAACTATCACTGCAGCTGAAATTGTCCAAGCATATAAAACAATTGCTGCAGATATTGCGGAAGCTGCGAAATCCTTAACAGATGAAGTGCTGCTTGAAACAGTCGACACGTTCGGTAGACCAATGACAAAAGGATCTGTACTTGGAACACTAATTCAGCATCAAGTCCATCACAGAGGACAAATGACAGTTCTTTTGCGCCAGGCTGGCTTACCAGTGCCAGGTGTACTTGGACCAACAAAGGAAATGCAAAAACAAGGCTGA
- a CDS encoding ABC transporter permease: MFFHMVKKEILMIWRRPRELVVLLLMPFILITILGSALGAIMDGGEDSSSLQAKLLVLLKDDSVKAQQEKISEINGSSLSLEEKQLKIATVSSIDPVAAFINELQENKELKKIVTVTITDKEAKKGEYSGILTIPSGFTEQFYHKLLDGKEMSAAWSFKEEDSTSLSATVLKDILESYQQELSYAKTAADLNIDLSQESQGNEPVFGSMESITKKKEVDAFAYYAIGMCAMFVFYVASTVAGFAFQQKEDYMYQRILLANVSPYTFFLGIFVSAFFLSFIQLHLLFGLSAVIYGVVFSSFIQYFLVTILLNILAASFAVFAAALAFRTDSRSVPTLFTNLLIPILAFIGGSYFDLSAIGGFMEKLGEYSPVGATITAYIKVYQGYNILDITGQIEAILLFSGALLLGAFALLMRKRGAII; encoded by the coding sequence ATGTTCTTTCATATGGTGAAAAAGGAAATTCTCATGATATGGAGAAGGCCTCGAGAGCTGGTCGTCCTCCTGCTGATGCCTTTTATATTAATAACAATACTAGGAAGTGCGCTTGGAGCTATTATGGATGGCGGGGAGGATTCTAGCAGCTTGCAGGCAAAACTGTTAGTGCTGCTAAAGGATGATTCTGTGAAAGCCCAGCAAGAAAAAATATCAGAAATAAATGGTTCTTCGTTAAGTCTTGAAGAAAAACAGCTAAAGATTGCGACTGTTTCTTCCATAGATCCTGTTGCTGCTTTTATAAATGAACTGCAAGAAAATAAAGAACTAAAAAAGATTGTGACAGTCACTATCACAGATAAAGAAGCAAAAAAAGGTGAGTACAGCGGAATATTAACCATTCCATCCGGATTTACAGAGCAATTTTATCACAAATTGCTTGATGGCAAAGAGATGTCAGCAGCATGGAGCTTTAAAGAGGAGGACAGCACGTCACTTTCGGCAACTGTTTTAAAAGACATTTTAGAAAGCTACCAGCAGGAGCTTTCTTATGCAAAAACGGCTGCAGACTTAAATATTGATCTTTCACAGGAATCGCAGGGAAATGAACCGGTTTTCGGCAGCATGGAAAGTATCACAAAGAAAAAAGAGGTTGATGCCTTTGCCTATTATGCAATAGGCATGTGTGCGATGTTTGTGTTTTATGTAGCTTCAACTGTTGCCGGCTTTGCCTTTCAACAAAAAGAGGATTATATGTACCAGCGTATTCTGTTGGCAAATGTATCTCCATATACATTTTTCCTTGGCATATTTGTATCTGCCTTTTTCCTATCCTTTATACAATTACATTTATTATTTGGATTGTCTGCTGTTATATATGGAGTTGTGTTCTCAAGCTTTATCCAATATTTTTTAGTAACAATCCTGTTAAATATTTTGGCAGCAAGCTTTGCAGTGTTTGCGGCAGCCTTAGCTTTTCGAACAGATTCAAGAAGTGTGCCAACCCTGTTTACTAATTTATTGATTCCAATCTTAGCCTTTATTGGCGGCAGCTATTTTGATCTCAGTGCAATTGGGGGATTTATGGAAAAGCTTGGCGAGTATTCACCAGTTGGTGCTACAATCACTGCCTATATCAAGGTTTACCAAGGCTATAATATTTTAGATATAACAGGACAGATTGAAGCCATACTCCTCTTTAGCGGTGCCTTGCTGCTGGGTGCATTTGCGTTATTAATGAGGAAAAGAGGTGCGATTATATGA
- a CDS encoding response regulator transcription factor gives MINVLIAEDQAIVRNGLKMIIEQDKEIKVVAEAADGKVVLELVKSHHVDLILMDVRMPVMDGLEATKRIRAEYPSIKILILTTFNDEEYAIKAFREGANGFLLKSADGVSLINSIKSCLAGGMSIHDDVAAKVMPKLLKENKPVKQTDLIDILTDREIEIVQHVGLGKTNKEIAGELFLSVGTVKNQLTQILQKLDLRDRTQLAIFAVKNDLI, from the coding sequence ATGATTAATGTGTTGATTGCAGAAGATCAGGCAATTGTCAGAAATGGCTTGAAAATGATAATTGAACAAGATAAGGAAATAAAAGTAGTAGCAGAAGCAGCGGACGGCAAGGTAGTACTAGAGCTTGTCAAATCACATCACGTAGACCTTATTTTGATGGATGTCCGCATGCCTGTTATGGATGGACTTGAAGCAACAAAACGAATAAGGGCAGAGTACCCTTCTATTAAAATATTAATTTTGACTACATTTAATGATGAAGAGTATGCCATTAAAGCCTTCCGAGAAGGTGCAAATGGATTTTTGCTGAAAAGTGCTGACGGCGTGTCTCTTATTAACAGCATTAAAAGCTGTCTTGCTGGGGGCATGAGCATACATGATGATGTTGCCGCAAAGGTCATGCCAAAGCTGCTGAAGGAAAACAAGCCTGTAAAGCAAACAGACCTAATCGATATCCTGACTGACAGAGAAATCGAAATTGTTCAGCACGTTGGACTTGGCAAAACGAATAAAGAGATAGCAGGCGAGCTGTTTTTATCTGTCGGAACAGTCAAGAATCAGCTTACACAAATCCTGCAAAAGCTTGATTTGCGAGATCGAACACAATTGGCCATCTTTGCAGTAAAGAATGACCTTATATAA
- a CDS encoding ABC transporter ATP-binding protein: MLEVIDLSKQFKQTKVVNSVNLYLEKGETVGLLGPNGAGKSTTISMISSLLKPSSGDVRLHNESILRTPEKLRKILGVVPQEIALYMELTARENLVFFGKMHRIPTKLLQTRVDEVLDIIGLKDRQKDLVKTFSGGMKRRLNIGVALIHSPEIIIMDEPTVGIDPQSRNHILETVKRLNEEQNITVLYTSHYMEEVEFLCKRIYIMDHGEVIASGSKEEIKNILSAETAINIHIEMIKHPFVERLRDLPNVQHLSINQTTITLIIPREVQLLKDIFRLAEEHQVNVLAVNIETPSLEDVFLHLTGRKLRD; encoded by the coding sequence ATGCTAGAAGTAATTGATTTATCCAAACAGTTTAAACAAACAAAGGTAGTCAATTCGGTCAATCTTTATTTAGAAAAGGGAGAGACAGTTGGTCTGCTTGGTCCGAATGGCGCAGGTAAATCAACGACTATTTCCATGATATCTTCCCTGCTAAAGCCAAGCAGCGGCGATGTTAGGCTGCATAATGAAAGCATTCTGAGAACACCTGAGAAGCTGCGCAAAATACTTGGCGTAGTTCCGCAAGAAATAGCCCTTTATATGGAGCTTACTGCAAGAGAGAATTTAGTTTTTTTCGGTAAGATGCACCGGATTCCCACTAAATTATTACAAACGAGAGTCGATGAAGTGTTGGATATTATTGGTTTAAAGGATAGACAGAAGGATCTTGTTAAGACATTTTCTGGAGGGATGAAAAGACGGTTGAATATAGGTGTTGCCCTTATTCACTCACCCGAAATTATCATTATGGATGAGCCGACAGTCGGTATTGATCCACAATCAAGAAATCATATATTAGAGACAGTGAAACGGTTGAACGAGGAACAAAATATTACTGTTCTCTATACAAGCCATTATATGGAAGAAGTCGAGTTCTTATGTAAAAGAATCTATATCATGGATCATGGTGAAGTTATCGCTTCAGGGTCAAAAGAGGAAATAAAAAATATTCTTTCGGCAGAGACAGCGATTAACATTCATATTGAAATGATAAAGCATCCTTTTGTTGAAAGATTAAGAGACTTACCGAATGTACAGCATCTTTCTATAAATCAAACAACTATCACGTTGATTATTCCAAGGGAAGTCCAGCTTCTGAAGGATATTTTCCGCCTTGCAGAGGAGCATCAGGTGAATGTGCTAGCAGTAAATATCGAAACACCAAGCCTAGAGGATGTATTTTTGCATCTGACAGGGCGAAAGCTTCGAGATTAG
- a CDS encoding pentapeptide repeat-containing protein, with the protein MIKEIQATENDNRWWQPDCENCFGLCCVALPFGKSSEFAEDKEGGKPCRNLRGDYRCGIHDKLRTKGFKGCTVFECFGAGQKVSQFTFKGVSWQGKEAVAKDMFKVFPIMQQLHEMLYYLEEALQLHATKEIRQELETIFQKTSRLTELKPQELMEINIPETRVIVNALLVKTSELLRQKIIAEKGERSKGRKKKGSDLIGANLRNLDLRGESFRGAWLIAADLRNADMRYVDFIGADLRDADIRGADLRNSIFLTQVQLNAAKGDKDTKIPPALIQPAHWTY; encoded by the coding sequence ATGATCAAAGAAATTCAAGCAACAGAAAATGATAATAGATGGTGGCAGCCGGATTGTGAAAATTGTTTTGGCTTATGCTGTGTTGCGTTGCCGTTTGGTAAATCATCCGAATTCGCTGAAGATAAGGAGGGTGGGAAGCCGTGTAGGAATCTACGGGGCGATTACCGCTGTGGCATACATGACAAGCTTCGCACAAAAGGCTTTAAGGGCTGTACAGTGTTCGAATGCTTTGGCGCAGGCCAAAAGGTGTCGCAGTTCACCTTTAAAGGAGTAAGCTGGCAAGGAAAGGAAGCAGTGGCAAAGGATATGTTTAAGGTTTTTCCTATCATGCAGCAGCTTCATGAGATGCTCTATTATTTAGAGGAAGCACTGCAGCTTCATGCTACAAAAGAGATAAGACAAGAACTAGAGACGATATTTCAAAAGACAAGCAGATTAACTGAATTAAAACCTCAGGAATTAATGGAAATAAATATTCCTGAAACAAGGGTTATCGTCAATGCGCTCCTTGTGAAGACAAGTGAGCTGTTGCGGCAGAAAATCATAGCGGAAAAAGGCGAGCGTTCAAAAGGAAGGAAGAAGAAAGGCAGTGACTTAATCGGGGCAAATTTACGCAATCTGGACTTACGAGGAGAAAGCTTCAGGGGAGCATGGCTGATTGCAGCAGATTTAAGAAATGCAGATATGCGATACGTTGATTTTATCGGAGCAGATTTAAGAGATGCAGATATAAGGGGAGCTGATTTACGAAACAGCATATTTTTGACTCAAGTCCAGTTGAATGCTGCTAAAGGTGATAAAGATACTAAAATACCGCCAGCATTAATTCAACCAGCACATTGGACTTACTGA
- a CDS encoding DUF3243 domain-containing protein gives MENKLESKVNDKLQNMDSEKKEEILSSFDGFKQYLADKVEKADKLGLDQEQIAKAAQKVGDFLAAKEEPRNREEKLLQELWKAGNEEEQHKLAHMLVKLVS, from the coding sequence ATGGAAAACAAATTAGAATCAAAAGTAAATGATAAGCTTCAAAACATGGATAGTGAAAAGAAGGAAGAAATTTTATCAAGCTTTGACGGATTTAAACAATATCTGGCAGACAAGGTAGAAAAAGCAGACAAACTAGGATTAGATCAAGAGCAAATTGCAAAAGCTGCACAAAAAGTAGGAGATTTTCTGGCTGCGAAAGAAGAGCCGCGCAACAGAGAGGAAAAACTGCTGCAGGAGCTTTGGAAAGCAGGAAACGAAGAGGAACAGCACAAGCTTGCTCATATGCTAGTTAAGCTGGTCAGCTAA